Proteins encoded within one genomic window of Lagenorhynchus albirostris chromosome 9, mLagAlb1.1, whole genome shotgun sequence:
- the OTUB1 gene encoding ubiquitin thioesterase OTUB1 isoform X1, with translation MAAEEPQQQKQEPLGSDSEGVNCLAYDEAIMAQQDRIQQEIAVQNPLVSERLELSVLYKEYAEDDNIYQQKIKDLHKKYSYIRKTRPDGNCFYRAFGFSHLEALLDDRKELQRFKAVSAKSKEDLVSQGFTEFTIEDFHNTFMDLIEQVEKQTSVADLLASFNDQSTSDYLVVYLRLLTSGYLQRESKFFEHFIEGGRTVKEFCQQEVEPMCKESDHIHIIALAQALSVSIQVEYMDRGEGGTTNPHIFPEGSEPKVYLLYRPGHYDILYK, from the exons ATGGCGGCGGAGGAACCTCAGCAGCAGAAGCAGGAGCCGCTTGGCAGCGACTCGGAAG gTGTTAACTGTCTTGCCTACGATGAAGCCATCATGGCTCAGCAGGACCGAATTCAGCAAGAG ATTGCTGTGCAGAACCCTCTGGTCTCAGAGCGGCTGGAGCTCTCTGTCCTATACAAAGAGTATGCTGAGGATGACAACATCTATCAACAGAAGATCAAG GACCTCCACAAAAAGTACTCATACATCCGCAAGACCAGGCCTGATGGAAACTGCTTCTATCGAGCTTTCGGATTCTCCCACTTGGAGGCGCTGCTGGATGACAGGAAGGAATTGCAGCG GTTCAAGGCCGTGTCCGCCAAGAGCAAAGAGGACCTGGTGTCCCAGGGCTTCACTGAGTTCACAATTGAGGATTTCCATAACACG TTCATGGACCTGATCGAGCAGGTGGAGAAGCAGACCTCAGTGGCCGACCTGCTGGCCTCCTTCAACGACCAGAGCACCTCGGACTACCTGGTGGTCTACCTGCGGCTGCTCACCTCGGGCTACCTGCAGCGCGAGAGCAAGTTCTTTGAGCACTTCATCGAGGGTGGCCGGACCGTCAAGGAGTTCTGCCAGCAg GAGGTGGAGCCCATGTGCAAGGAGAGTGACCACATCCACATCATCGCCCTGGCCCAGGCGCTCAGCGTCTCCATCCAGGTGGAGTACATGGACCGCGGCGAGGGTGGCACCACCAACCCCCACATCTTCCCCGAGGGCTCCGAGCCCAAGGTCTACCTTCTCTACCGGCCTGGACACTACGATATCCTCTACAAATAG
- the OTUB1 gene encoding ubiquitin thioesterase OTUB1 isoform X2: MAQQDRIQQEIAVQNPLVSERLELSVLYKEYAEDDNIYQQKIKDLHKKYSYIRKTRPDGNCFYRAFGFSHLEALLDDRKELQRFKAVSAKSKEDLVSQGFTEFTIEDFHNTFMDLIEQVEKQTSVADLLASFNDQSTSDYLVVYLRLLTSGYLQRESKFFEHFIEGGRTVKEFCQQEVEPMCKESDHIHIIALAQALSVSIQVEYMDRGEGGTTNPHIFPEGSEPKVYLLYRPGHYDILYK, from the exons ATGGCTCAGCAGGACCGAATTCAGCAAGAG ATTGCTGTGCAGAACCCTCTGGTCTCAGAGCGGCTGGAGCTCTCTGTCCTATACAAAGAGTATGCTGAGGATGACAACATCTATCAACAGAAGATCAAG GACCTCCACAAAAAGTACTCATACATCCGCAAGACCAGGCCTGATGGAAACTGCTTCTATCGAGCTTTCGGATTCTCCCACTTGGAGGCGCTGCTGGATGACAGGAAGGAATTGCAGCG GTTCAAGGCCGTGTCCGCCAAGAGCAAAGAGGACCTGGTGTCCCAGGGCTTCACTGAGTTCACAATTGAGGATTTCCATAACACG TTCATGGACCTGATCGAGCAGGTGGAGAAGCAGACCTCAGTGGCCGACCTGCTGGCCTCCTTCAACGACCAGAGCACCTCGGACTACCTGGTGGTCTACCTGCGGCTGCTCACCTCGGGCTACCTGCAGCGCGAGAGCAAGTTCTTTGAGCACTTCATCGAGGGTGGCCGGACCGTCAAGGAGTTCTGCCAGCAg GAGGTGGAGCCCATGTGCAAGGAGAGTGACCACATCCACATCATCGCCCTGGCCCAGGCGCTCAGCGTCTCCATCCAGGTGGAGTACATGGACCGCGGCGAGGGTGGCACCACCAACCCCCACATCTTCCCCGAGGGCTCCGAGCCCAAGGTCTACCTTCTCTACCGGCCTGGACACTACGATATCCTCTACAAATAG
- the LOC132525116 gene encoding cytochrome c oxidase subunit 8A, mitochondrial, with product MSVLTPLLLRGLIGPARRLPVPRAQIHSKPPREHLGTTDIAIGLTSCFLCFLLPSGWVLSHLESYKKRE from the exons ATGTCCGTGCTGACTCCACTGCTGCTGAGGGGCCTGATAGGCCCGGCCCGGCGGCTCCCCGTGCCGCGGGCCCAGATCCATTCCAAGCCGCCGCGGGAGCACCTCGGGACCACG GATATCGCCATTGGGCTCACCTCCTGCTTCCTGTGTTTCCTCCTGCCGTCGGGCTGGGTCCTGTCTCACCTGGAGAGCTACAAGAAGCGGGAGTGA
- the NAA40 gene encoding N-alpha-acetyltransferase 40 isoform X2: MGLGDPLEAFPVFKKYDRNGLNVSIECKRVSGLEPATVDWAFDLTKTNMQTMYEQSEWGWKDREKREEMTDDRAWYLIAWENSSVPVAFSHFRFDVECGDEVLYCYEVQLESKVRRKGLGKFLIQILQLVANSTQMKKVMLTVFKHNHGAYQFFREALQFEIDDSSPSMSGCCGEDCSYEILSRRTKFGDSQHSHSGGHCGGCCH, from the exons ATGGGg CTTGGAGACCCATTAGAGGCTTTCCCAGTGTTCAAGAAATATGATCGCAATGG GTTAAATGTCTCCATTGAATGTAAGCGAGTGTCTGGCCTGGAGCCGGCCACCGTGGATTGGGCCTTCGACCTGACCAAGACCAATATGCAGACCAT GTATGAGCAGAGCGAGTGGGGCTGGAAGGACAGAGAGAAACGTGAGGAAATGACGGATGACCGAGCCTGGTACCTCATCGCTTGGGAAAACAGTTCGGTTCCCGTAGCCTTTTCTCACTTCCGGTTTGACGTGGAGTGCGGGGATGAAGTCCTGTACTG CTACGAAGTGCAGCTGGAGAGCAAGGTGCGGCGGAAAGGCCTGGGGAAGTTCCTCATCCAGATCCTGCAGCTCGTGGCCAACAG CACACAGATGAAGAAAGTTATGTTAACGGTATTTAAGCACAATCATGGTGCCTACCAGTTCTTCAGAGAAGCGCTGCA ATTTGAAATCGACGACTCTTCCCCAAGCATGTCCGGTTGCTGTGGGGAGGACTGCTCCTATGAGATCCTGAGCCGGAGGACCAAGTTTGGGGACAGCCAGCACTCCCATTCGGGCGGGCACTGTGGTGGCTGTTGCCACTGA
- the NAA40 gene encoding N-alpha-acetyltransferase 40 isoform X1, which produces MGRKSSKAKEKKQKRLEERAAMDAVCAKVDAANRLGDPLEAFPVFKKYDRNGLNVSIECKRVSGLEPATVDWAFDLTKTNMQTMYEQSEWGWKDREKREEMTDDRAWYLIAWENSSVPVAFSHFRFDVECGDEVLYCYEVQLESKVRRKGLGKFLIQILQLVANSTQMKKVMLTVFKHNHGAYQFFREALQFEIDDSSPSMSGCCGEDCSYEILSRRTKFGDSQHSHSGGHCGGCCH; this is translated from the exons ATGGGg AGGAAGTCGAGCAaagcaaaggagaagaaacagaagcgGTTGGAGGAGCGAGCAGCCATGGATGCTGTCTGTGCCAAAGTGGACGCCGCCAACAGG CTTGGAGACCCATTAGAGGCTTTCCCAGTGTTCAAGAAATATGATCGCAATGG GTTAAATGTCTCCATTGAATGTAAGCGAGTGTCTGGCCTGGAGCCGGCCACCGTGGATTGGGCCTTCGACCTGACCAAGACCAATATGCAGACCAT GTATGAGCAGAGCGAGTGGGGCTGGAAGGACAGAGAGAAACGTGAGGAAATGACGGATGACCGAGCCTGGTACCTCATCGCTTGGGAAAACAGTTCGGTTCCCGTAGCCTTTTCTCACTTCCGGTTTGACGTGGAGTGCGGGGATGAAGTCCTGTACTG CTACGAAGTGCAGCTGGAGAGCAAGGTGCGGCGGAAAGGCCTGGGGAAGTTCCTCATCCAGATCCTGCAGCTCGTGGCCAACAG CACACAGATGAAGAAAGTTATGTTAACGGTATTTAAGCACAATCATGGTGCCTACCAGTTCTTCAGAGAAGCGCTGCA ATTTGAAATCGACGACTCTTCCCCAAGCATGTCCGGTTGCTGTGGGGAGGACTGCTCCTATGAGATCCTGAGCCGGAGGACCAAGTTTGGGGACAGCCAGCACTCCCATTCGGGCGGGCACTGTGGTGGCTGTTGCCACTGA